A stretch of the Tardiphaga sp. 709 genome encodes the following:
- a CDS encoding M23 family metallopeptidase, giving the protein MSNRPTQYAEYPQHHAHDHGRPQARRVGPVKAPPPKANQSDYTIAHRGKQVRIGPVVFWIVVGTVTVLGAWSAATATYFAFRDDVLTKLIARQADMQYAYEDRIAELRAKIDRTTSRQMLDQEQFDQKLDQVMRRQTTLESRATALGAMPDLSITGSIGKPPARGAAIEPTTSIPKPSPISDTVTFVAPPDREARLESRTPALTAQQPNQFAKLGGVDNVIGRLQASLDQVESRQIATLAAAEESMDSKVRRMRGAISDLGLNMAKLESATPRAPMGGPFVPVKLSSSADPFERQLYRIHVTRAQMDKLNRTMALVPYRKPVVGEVEFTSGFGVRSDPFLGRPAMHTGLDFRGATGDPIRATANGRVVSAAYAGGYGRMVEIDHGNGLSTRYGHMSAINVKVGDIIKIGQVIGLVGSTGRSTGPHLHYETRIDGEAVDPQKFLRAGVRLNAG; this is encoded by the coding sequence ATGTCGAACCGCCCTACCCAATATGCCGAGTACCCTCAGCACCACGCACACGACCATGGACGGCCACAGGCTCGCCGCGTCGGGCCGGTCAAGGCGCCGCCCCCGAAAGCCAATCAAAGCGATTACACGATCGCCCATCGTGGCAAGCAGGTTCGCATCGGACCTGTCGTGTTCTGGATCGTCGTCGGCACGGTAACCGTGCTGGGAGCGTGGTCTGCGGCCACAGCCACTTACTTTGCCTTTCGCGACGACGTGCTCACCAAGCTCATCGCGCGCCAGGCGGACATGCAATACGCCTACGAAGATCGCATCGCCGAACTCCGCGCCAAGATCGACCGCACCACCAGCCGCCAGATGCTGGACCAGGAGCAGTTCGACCAGAAGCTCGATCAGGTCATGCGCCGGCAGACCACGCTGGAATCGCGCGCCACGGCGCTCGGCGCCATGCCCGATCTGTCAATCACAGGCTCGATCGGCAAGCCACCGGCCCGCGGCGCCGCGATCGAGCCGACGACATCGATCCCCAAGCCGTCGCCGATCAGCGACACGGTGACCTTCGTAGCGCCGCCGGACCGCGAAGCGCGGCTTGAGTCCCGCACCCCTGCTCTCACCGCCCAGCAACCGAACCAGTTCGCCAAACTCGGCGGCGTCGACAATGTGATCGGTCGTTTGCAGGCCTCGCTCGATCAGGTCGAGAGCCGCCAGATTGCGACACTCGCCGCGGCTGAAGAATCCATGGACTCCAAGGTTCGTCGCATGCGTGGCGCGATCTCGGACCTCGGGCTCAATATGGCGAAACTCGAATCCGCCACACCGCGCGCGCCAATGGGCGGCCCGTTTGTGCCGGTCAAACTGTCCTCGAGCGCGGATCCGTTCGAACGCCAGCTCTACCGCATCCACGTGACCCGTGCGCAGATGGACAAGCTCAACCGGACCATGGCTCTGGTGCCCTATCGCAAGCCCGTCGTCGGCGAAGTCGAATTCACCTCGGGCTTCGGCGTGCGCAGCGATCCGTTCCTGGGCCGCCCCGCAATGCATACGGGCCTCGATTTCCGCGGCGCCACGGGCGACCCGATCCGCGCCACGGCCAACGGCCGCGTCGTCTCCGCGGCCTATGCCGGCGGCTACGGCCGCATGGTCGAGATTGACCATGGCAACGGCCTGTCGACCCGCTACGGCCATATGTCCGCGATCAACGTCAAGGTTGGCGATATCATCAAGATCGGCCAGGTGATCGGCCTGGTGGGCTCGACCGGTCGCTCCACCGGCCCGCATCTGCATTATGAAACCCGTATCGATGGCGAAGCTGTCGATCCGCAGAAATTTCTCCGCGCCGGCGTTCGCCTCAACGCAGGCTGA
- a CDS encoding carbamoyltransferase C-terminal domain-containing protein: MTLAGFHANDSHFTVRRISELRAKLARGETILLAGLGLPGTHNSGVALVEVTQAHGPRLIINNEEERFSGDKHTTQYPRAALDAMRVTLRAMGRDVADIDAWLTTWDYPDLLGTLVRSIVEELPDGLKLLRTKNSVSFDARRLEQMTRTPKLLRKQFGLPARVPLLMMPHHDNHAWFSFAASPFEDSNEPVAIAVLDGTGDQGSISLYVAEHGEMKRLYCNNSVFDSLGAFYSVISSTQGGWTWLSSEGRYMGAAAWGDMDRASNPYYARLREVLHFGADGEIQLNRAMGNWYCDPFEAPYKSALIDILGKPLKPDQLWNPDAVLRVEDIQHRPDTQDRLDKAAATQLLFEDAMKHVVDHLLRTTGAHRLVLSGGVALNALGNMRLLQHFDENWFTQAQGRAKRLHLWIPPTPGDPGVTIGAAWMFAHLIGAPRGAAMTQAFYCGDAPTQSDITAALQADDIKTQTIGVISTPEGCDTIADLMAFVVGQNAIIALYQGAAETGPRALGHRSILANPCDAGTRERLNERVKYREAIRPLAPMATLDAAHEYFDLLEGASDADYNAYNYMVLTAQSKPHARDRIPAVIHADGTGRIQIVRAEDDPLTHAYLKALGRHIGVELSVNTSFNVAGPIAQTPQQAVETLRRSAGLDVVLMVASDGQVTAAWHGGTRDSGRFTAWLSEWTRSRS, encoded by the coding sequence ATGACGCTGGCAGGTTTTCACGCCAACGACTCCCATTTCACGGTCCGTCGCATCTCGGAGCTCCGCGCCAAGCTGGCGCGCGGCGAAACGATTCTGCTCGCCGGCCTCGGACTGCCCGGCACGCACAATTCGGGCGTGGCGCTGGTCGAAGTCACGCAGGCTCACGGCCCGCGCCTCATCATCAACAACGAAGAAGAGCGCTTCTCGGGCGACAAGCACACCACGCAATATCCGCGCGCAGCACTCGATGCGATGCGCGTCACGCTGCGCGCCATGGGCCGTGACGTCGCCGATATCGATGCATGGCTGACGACCTGGGACTATCCCGATCTGCTCGGCACGCTGGTGCGAAGCATCGTCGAAGAACTTCCCGACGGATTGAAGCTGCTGCGCACCAAGAACTCCGTCAGCTTCGACGCACGACGCCTCGAGCAAATGACGCGGACCCCGAAGCTGCTCCGGAAGCAATTCGGCCTGCCTGCGCGTGTCCCGCTGCTGATGATGCCGCACCACGACAACCACGCCTGGTTCTCATTTGCAGCGTCGCCATTCGAAGACAGCAATGAGCCAGTCGCTATCGCCGTCCTCGACGGGACCGGTGATCAAGGCTCGATCTCGCTCTATGTCGCCGAGCACGGCGAGATGAAACGGCTCTATTGCAATAACAGCGTCTTCGACTCCCTCGGCGCGTTCTACAGCGTGATCTCTTCAACACAGGGCGGCTGGACTTGGCTCTCCAGCGAGGGCCGCTACATGGGCGCCGCCGCCTGGGGCGACATGGATCGCGCCAGCAATCCGTATTACGCTCGCTTGCGCGAGGTACTGCATTTCGGGGCTGACGGCGAGATCCAGCTCAACCGCGCGATGGGCAACTGGTATTGCGACCCGTTCGAGGCGCCTTACAAGTCCGCATTGATCGATATCCTTGGCAAGCCGCTCAAACCAGATCAGCTCTGGAATCCGGACGCCGTGCTGCGCGTCGAAGATATCCAGCATCGGCCGGATACGCAGGATCGCCTCGATAAGGCCGCGGCCACACAACTCCTCTTCGAGGACGCGATGAAGCACGTCGTCGATCATCTGCTGCGCACCACCGGCGCGCATCGGCTGGTGCTCTCCGGCGGCGTGGCACTGAACGCGCTCGGCAACATGCGACTGCTGCAGCATTTCGACGAGAACTGGTTCACCCAGGCTCAGGGGCGTGCAAAACGACTGCATCTCTGGATCCCACCGACACCCGGCGACCCTGGCGTGACCATCGGCGCAGCCTGGATGTTCGCGCATCTCATCGGCGCGCCGCGCGGTGCCGCGATGACGCAGGCGTTCTATTGCGGCGATGCGCCGACACAGAGCGACATCACCGCGGCATTGCAGGCTGACGACATCAAGACACAGACGATCGGCGTTATCTCAACGCCTGAGGGTTGCGATACAATTGCCGACCTGATGGCCTTCGTGGTCGGGCAGAACGCCATCATCGCGCTCTATCAGGGCGCGGCAGAAACCGGCCCACGTGCGCTCGGCCATCGCTCAATCCTTGCCAATCCCTGCGATGCTGGCACGCGCGAACGGCTCAATGAACGTGTGAAATATCGTGAGGCGATCCGCCCGTTGGCGCCGATGGCGACGCTTGACGCGGCGCACGAGTATTTCGATTTGCTGGAGGGCGCGTCCGACGCGGATTACAACGCCTATAACTATATGGTGCTGACGGCACAATCGAAGCCGCATGCACGGGACAGAATCCCAGCCGTGATCCATGCCGATGGCACCGGCCGTATCCAGATCGTCCGCGCCGAGGACGATCCGCTCACTCATGCCTATCTCAAGGCGCTCGGTCGCCATATCGGCGTTGAGTTGTCGGTGAATACCTCATTCAACGTCGCTGGCCCGATCGCACAGACGCCGCAGCAGGCCGTCGAGACCCTGCGCCGTTCGGCGGGTCTCGACGTGGTGCTGATGGTTGCAAGCGACGGTCAGGTGACTGCCGCCTGGCATGGCGGCACCCGCGACAGCGGCCGCTTCACGGCCTGGCTGTCGGAGTGGACACGCAGCCGCAGTTAG
- a CDS encoding tripartite tricarboxylate transporter substrate binding protein — MKRRDFIAGLGGLSTLALTGQGVRAQEAWPSRNITMVVPFPAGGQADIAARPVASYMQKVLGKPVIIDNRSGAGGSLGNATVARAQPDGHTLLMTLSSLAVLPESDRIYDRPVAYEVDQLQPVARVLADPTLFAVPASAPWKTIQEFVADAKARPGAISYGSSGPFGTLHVSMEMFAIAAGIKLLHVPYRGATPAISDLLGGQIQALASAPGTLKQHVDAGTLRVLANFGGERLAAFPNLPTFKELGYPDVEFYIWAGLFAPKGMPAPVVTRLRETMKQAMSDPEVTKTFEAAGNMPAYQDSEEFAAFVAKDSARLVAVARKIGKV; from the coding sequence ATGAAACGTCGCGACTTCATTGCAGGCCTCGGGGGCTTGTCGACGCTCGCTTTGACCGGTCAGGGTGTACGCGCGCAGGAAGCCTGGCCGAGTCGCAACATCACCATGGTCGTGCCATTTCCGGCTGGCGGGCAGGCCGACATCGCCGCGCGTCCGGTCGCGAGCTATATGCAGAAGGTCCTCGGCAAGCCGGTCATCATCGACAACCGCAGTGGCGCTGGCGGCTCGCTCGGCAACGCGACCGTTGCCCGCGCCCAGCCTGACGGGCATACGCTGCTGATGACGCTGTCGTCGCTTGCGGTTCTGCCCGAGTCGGATCGCATCTACGATCGGCCGGTGGCCTATGAAGTCGACCAATTGCAACCGGTCGCGCGCGTGCTCGCGGATCCGACCCTGTTCGCGGTGCCGGCCAGTGCGCCGTGGAAGACGATTCAGGAATTCGTCGCTGACGCCAAGGCGCGTCCCGGAGCGATATCATACGGATCGTCGGGCCCGTTCGGTACGTTGCACGTCTCGATGGAGATGTTTGCGATCGCCGCCGGCATCAAGCTGCTTCACGTGCCGTATCGTGGCGCAACGCCTGCGATCAGCGATCTCCTGGGCGGCCAAATCCAGGCGCTGGCCTCGGCGCCGGGCACACTCAAGCAACATGTGGATGCCGGGACATTGCGTGTTCTCGCAAACTTCGGCGGCGAACGCCTCGCTGCCTTCCCGAATCTGCCGACGTTCAAGGAATTGGGCTATCCCGATGTCGAGTTCTACATCTGGGCCGGCCTGTTCGCGCCGAAGGGAATGCCTGCACCGGTCGTGACCAGATTGCGCGAGACAATGAAGCAGGCGATGAGCGATCCGGAAGTTACGAAGACGTTCGAGGCTGCCGGTAACATGCCCGCCTATCAGGACTCGGAAGAGTTCGCGGCGTTCGTGGCCAAGGATAGTGCGCGTCTGGTTGCCGTCGCAAGGAAGATCGGCAAGGTCTAA
- a CDS encoding fumarylacetoacetate hydrolase family protein — protein MHLVTFLHEGRATVGIADQALTQVSPLPRDVVPDMIALIANFDSLKDALTASAGAPLPIASVELLAPIPRPARNVFCVGKNYHEHAKEFAGSGFDSSAKEVVPEAPVIFTKPSSTVIGSGKSIPNYLDPTDSTDYEGELTVVIGRGGRGIKKQDALAHVFGYTIINDVTARTLQHKHRQWFIGKGIDGFCPMGPAILTADEMPDPTKMRLTTSVNGEKRQDASVTDLIFDIPTLIETLSAGITLEPGDLIATGTPAGVGLGFTPPRFLKKGDVVTIEVSGIGKLENPVG, from the coding sequence ATGCACCTTGTTACTTTCCTGCATGAGGGCCGGGCCACGGTCGGCATTGCAGATCAGGCGCTCACTCAGGTCTCGCCGCTGCCGCGGGACGTTGTCCCCGATATGATTGCGCTAATTGCCAATTTCGATAGCCTGAAGGATGCGCTTACCGCTTCAGCGGGCGCGCCCCTTCCTATCGCCAGCGTCGAGCTTCTTGCGCCAATCCCGCGCCCGGCACGCAACGTGTTTTGCGTTGGCAAGAACTACCATGAGCACGCGAAGGAATTCGCGGGCAGCGGTTTCGACTCCTCGGCAAAGGAAGTCGTGCCGGAAGCGCCAGTCATCTTCACAAAGCCGTCGAGCACGGTGATCGGTTCCGGCAAGTCGATTCCGAATTATCTCGATCCGACCGACAGCACCGACTACGAAGGTGAGTTGACGGTCGTCATCGGGCGTGGCGGCCGCGGCATCAAGAAGCAAGACGCGCTGGCGCATGTGTTCGGTTACACGATAATCAATGACGTCACGGCACGCACGCTGCAGCACAAGCATCGCCAGTGGTTCATCGGCAAGGGCATCGACGGTTTCTGCCCGATGGGTCCGGCGATCCTGACCGCTGACGAGATGCCCGACCCGACGAAAATGCGACTGACGACATCCGTCAACGGCGAAAAGCGCCAGGATGCGTCGGTGACCGATCTCATCTTCGACATTCCGACGCTGATCGAGACGCTCTCGGCAGGGATCACGCTGGAGCCGGGCGATCTGATCGCGACGGGAACGCCGGCTGGCGTGGGCCTCGGCTTCACGCCGCCGCGCTTCCTGAAGAAGGGCGACGTGGTTACGATCGAGGTCAGCGGCATCGGCAAACTCGAAAACCCGGTCGGCTGA
- a CDS encoding XRE family transcriptional regulator — MAKPATRKVVREDPVSRAFGDRVRILREQANLTLEQFSRQSGVSRAMLSKVERGEKSPTIGVARRIALALETSFSTLMGDDDAPRRAFAVVRKDQRQIFRDSKTGFERFLLSPVMAGMAVEVVLHHLPPKTSTGKLPAYPQGTSKHVLATHGRVTVRTKDTETVLDEGDSLYFEVDVEHWFENKTARRCEYYLVISVPPSYGRRGDGKV; from the coding sequence ATGGCGAAACCGGCGACGCGGAAGGTCGTTCGTGAAGACCCCGTCAGTCGCGCATTCGGCGATCGGGTTCGCATATTGCGTGAACAGGCCAACCTGACCCTGGAGCAGTTCTCCAGGCAGTCCGGTGTCAGTCGGGCGATGCTGTCGAAAGTCGAGCGCGGCGAGAAGAGCCCGACGATCGGGGTCGCGCGACGTATCGCGCTGGCTCTGGAGACATCGTTCTCGACGCTGATGGGCGACGACGATGCGCCGCGCCGCGCCTTCGCTGTGGTGCGCAAGGATCAACGCCAGATCTTTCGCGATTCAAAGACGGGCTTCGAGCGCTTCCTGCTGTCGCCCGTCATGGCCGGCATGGCAGTCGAAGTGGTCCTGCATCACCTGCCCCCGAAAACCTCGACCGGCAAATTGCCCGCCTACCCGCAGGGCACATCCAAACACGTCCTTGCCACGCACGGACGCGTCACCGTGAGAACCAAGGACACCGAGACGGTTCTGGATGAGGGTGACTCGCTGTATTTCGAAGTCGACGTCGAGCACTGGTTCGAGAACAAGACTGCGCGCCGGTGTGAATACTATCTCGTGATTTCGGTGCCTCCGAGTTACGGGCGACGCGGCGACGGCAAGGTCTAG
- a CDS encoding NAD(P)-dependent oxidoreductase yields MPHVAFIGLGRMGHGMAGRYLEAGFSVAVWNRSRAKAEDLIARGARWAASPADVAEGADAIVTMVADDEASQTVWLGADGAGRAAKAGALAIECSTVSHQHALDLARALQDRGLIYIDSPVTGLPDAAASGKLTLLVGADTADLDKARPFLAPIGSTIRHFGPVGSGTVYKLINNLMGAIHIAGLAEGLAIAEHAGLDMKLVLESIASGVAASPQVLRHAPRMVARDYSGASFTSALRHKDAAYAVRLAEQLLQARPLVGAAAVEAYEKAKAFAPDDDEAKMIELISQPRDG; encoded by the coding sequence ATGCCCCATGTTGCGTTCATCGGTTTAGGACGCATGGGGCACGGCATGGCCGGCCGCTATCTCGAAGCCGGTTTCAGCGTTGCCGTCTGGAATCGCAGCAGGGCGAAAGCAGAAGATCTGATCGCACGTGGCGCACGCTGGGCAGCTTCGCCGGCGGATGTAGCCGAAGGCGCCGACGCCATCGTCACGATGGTCGCCGATGACGAGGCTTCACAGACTGTGTGGCTCGGCGCAGATGGTGCCGGGAGGGCTGCGAAGGCGGGCGCGTTGGCGATCGAATGTTCGACAGTATCGCACCAGCACGCGCTCGACCTTGCCAGGGCGCTGCAGGATCGCGGCCTGATCTATATCGATAGTCCGGTCACCGGTCTGCCGGATGCGGCTGCGAGCGGCAAGCTCACGCTGCTGGTCGGCGCGGATACTGCGGACCTCGACAAGGCCCGGCCGTTCCTGGCGCCGATCGGATCGACGATCCGACATTTCGGCCCCGTCGGATCGGGGACGGTTTACAAGCTGATCAACAACCTGATGGGCGCAATCCATATCGCTGGGCTCGCCGAAGGTCTGGCCATTGCAGAACATGCCGGGCTGGACATGAAGCTGGTGCTGGAGTCCATCGCGAGCGGCGTTGCGGCAAGCCCACAGGTGCTGCGACATGCGCCGCGGATGGTGGCCCGCGATTATTCAGGTGCATCCTTCACCTCCGCACTGCGCCATAAGGATGCGGCCTATGCTGTGAGATTGGCGGAGCAGCTTTTGCAGGCCAGGCCCCTGGTCGGCGCGGCGGCTGTCGAAGCCTATGAAAAGGCAAAGGCTTTCGCGCCCGACGATGACGAAGCCAAAATGATCGAGCTCATCTCGCAACCGAGAGACGGCTGA
- the prfB gene encoding peptide chain release factor 2 (programmed frameshift) translates to MRAEIERLVEEIKQSVGLLRRHLDVDASTARLAELNALAEDPNLWNDPQKAQRLMQERTSLEDSLQGIGKVTRELDDNVEMIELGEAEGDQSVVTEAENALKALKKEVARRELEALLSGEADRFDTYLEVHAGAGGTESQDWASMLLRMYTRWAEKHGFKIEYLEETQGEEAGIKSATIQISGHNAYGWLKTEGGVHRLVRISPYDSNARRHTSFSSVAIFPVVDDSIKIDINESDVRVDTMRSGGAGGQHVNKTESAVRLTHIPSGVAVVCQAGRSQHKNKAQAWDMLRARLYEIELKKREEKAAADQAAKTDIGWGHQIRSYVLQPYQMVKDLRTGVQTSDTSGVLDGDLDEFMAATLAQRAFGTSPGAIDDVD, encoded by the exons ATGCGCGCTGAAATCGAACGCCTTGTAGAAGAGATCAAGCAGTCAGTCGGGCTGCTGAGGAGGCATCTT GACGTCGATGCATCCACGGCACGACTGGCTGAGCTGAACGCTCTCGCCGAAGACCCCAATCTCTGGAACGACCCCCAAAAGGCCCAGCGCCTGATGCAGGAGCGCACCTCGCTTGAGGACTCGCTTCAAGGCATCGGCAAGGTCACGCGTGAACTCGACGACAACGTCGAGATGATCGAACTCGGCGAGGCCGAGGGCGACCAGAGCGTCGTGACGGAAGCCGAGAATGCGCTCAAGGCGCTGAAGAAAGAGGTCGCGCGCCGCGAGCTGGAAGCGCTGCTCTCTGGCGAGGCCGATCGCTTCGACACCTATCTCGAAGTCCATGCCGGCGCCGGCGGCACCGAGAGCCAGGACTGGGCCTCGATGCTGCTGCGCATGTATACGCGCTGGGCTGAAAAGCACGGTTTCAAGATCGAGTATCTCGAAGAGACGCAGGGTGAAGAAGCCGGCATCAAATCGGCGACCATCCAGATCTCCGGCCACAATGCCTATGGCTGGCTGAAGACCGAAGGCGGCGTGCATCGTCTGGTGCGTATCTCGCCTTACGACTCAAACGCTCGTCGGCACACGTCGTTCTCGAGCGTCGCGATCTTCCCGGTCGTGGACGACAGCATCAAGATCGACATCAACGAGTCCGATGTGCGCGTCGATACGATGCGTTCAGGCGGCGCGGGCGGTCAGCACGTCAACAAGACGGAGTCGGCGGTGCGTCTGACGCATATTCCGAGCGGCGTGGCCGTGGTCTGTCAGGCCGGCCGTTCGCAGCACAAGAACAAGGCCCAGGCTTGGGACATGCTGCGTGCGCGACTCTACGAAATCGAGCTGAAGAAGCGCGAAGAGAAGGCCGCCGCCGATCAGGCTGCCAAGACCGATATCGGCTGGGGTCACCAGATCCGCTCTTACGTGTTGCAGCCCTATCAGATGGTGAAGGATCTGCGCACCGGCGTGCAGACGTCGGACACCTCTGGCGTGCTCGACGGCGACCTTGACGAGTTCATGGCGGCGACACTGGCGCAGCGCGCCTTCGGCACATCGCCAGGCGCCATCGACGACGTGGACTGA